From Pseudoleptotrichia goodfellowii, a single genomic window includes:
- a CDS encoding class I SAM-dependent methyltransferase — MNPKVDLGYAINDWRKALDKIKRQDIRIDNDDEEKKFWKRHVGRHIENEGFNVEKFEENIDDYSGKIREKVLEILKDFKIETTLEIGPGWGNYTFDLAGLSREMTCLDLSSDNLDYIKTVADLKNINNIKYINKKVEEANIDSYDLIFGYNCFYRMYDLDKVLEEINKKSKKITMIGMATGVEPKYNNLFEEKLNLPMDWRENDYIYLTMILYSKGVDVNQIVIKNKRKYTFDSIESILKHESVRIDYKTLPLDLFSKNKTEEEEKLYSEVKDILL; from the coding sequence ATGAATCCTAAAGTAGATTTAGGTTATGCAATAAACGACTGGAGAAAAGCTCTGGATAAAATAAAAAGACAGGATATAAGGATAGACAACGATGATGAAGAAAAGAAATTCTGGAAACGGCATGTAGGTCGTCATATTGAAAATGAGGGCTTTAATGTTGAAAAATTTGAAGAGAATATTGATGATTATTCAGGAAAAATAAGAGAAAAAGTCCTTGAAATTTTAAAAGATTTTAAAATAGAAACAACTTTGGAAATAGGTCCCGGTTGGGGAAACTATACTTTTGATCTTGCCGGATTATCACGTGAGATGACCTGTCTTGATCTTTCTTCAGATAATCTTGATTATATAAAAACTGTTGCAGATTTGAAAAATATTAATAATATAAAATATATTAATAAGAAAGTTGAAGAAGCGAATATTGACAGTTACGATCTGATATTCGGATATAACTGTTTTTATAGAATGTATGATTTGGATAAAGTTCTTGAAGAAATTAACAAAAAATCTAAAAAAATTACTATGATAGGAATGGCAACAGGTGTAGAGCCTAAATATAATAATTTGTTTGAAGAAAAATTGAATTTGCCTATGGATTGGCGTGAAAATGACTATATTTACCTGACTATGATTTTGTATTCCAAAGGAGTAGATGTAAACCAAATTGTTATCAAAAATAAAAGAAAATATACATTTGACAGTATTGAAAGTATTTTAAAACATGAAAGTGTAAGGATAGATTATAAAACTCTGCCACTTGATTTGTTCAGTAAAAATAAAACTGAGGAAGAAGAAAAACTGTATTCGGAAGTAAAGGATATTCTGCTTTAA
- the aroC gene encoding chorismate synthase, which produces MGANFGKNYCISIFGESHGTALGINIDGIPAGTEIDLDFIREEMKRRAPGRSEFATPRAEKDEFEILSGFLNGKTTGTPLAMIIRNADQRSKDYSEIAKKPRPGHADWSGMNRYNGFNDIRGSGHFSGRITAPLVFAGAIAKQLLREKGILVAAHIKSIKDIQDRDFKEIDITQENIDKWRKMILPVLNEEIIPKMEETILKAKENRDSVGGTVEITVTGMKPGIGNPFFESMESELARMMFSVPAVKGIEFGAGFAIAKMTGCEANDEMYYNEKGEVKSYTNNNGGLIGGITNGMPIDFKVAIKPPASIGRKQKTVNLETEKDDFLEVTGRHDPAIVPRAVVVLEAVTAIVMLDQLLESKKNRIFR; this is translated from the coding sequence ATGGGAGCAAATTTCGGAAAAAACTATTGTATTTCAATATTCGGAGAATCTCACGGAACAGCACTGGGAATAAATATTGACGGAATACCTGCAGGAACGGAAATTGATTTGGATTTTATTCGTGAGGAAATGAAAAGACGGGCTCCGGGAAGATCAGAATTCGCCACTCCGAGAGCAGAAAAAGACGAATTTGAAATATTGAGCGGATTTTTAAACGGGAAAACGACAGGCACACCTCTTGCGATGATTATAAGAAATGCAGATCAGAGGTCAAAAGATTACAGTGAGATAGCTAAAAAGCCCAGACCGGGACATGCCGACTGGTCGGGTATGAACAGATATAACGGATTCAACGATATAAGAGGAAGTGGACATTTCTCGGGAAGAATAACAGCTCCGTTAGTATTTGCAGGTGCCATAGCAAAACAGTTGCTTAGAGAAAAAGGGATATTGGTAGCAGCACATATAAAATCTATAAAAGATATACAAGACAGAGATTTTAAAGAAATTGATATTACACAGGAAAATATTGATAAATGGAGAAAGATGATATTGCCTGTATTAAATGAAGAAATTATTCCGAAAATGGAAGAAACTATATTAAAAGCTAAGGAAAATAGAGATTCCGTAGGAGGAACAGTCGAAATAACAGTAACAGGAATGAAGCCGGGAATTGGAAATCCTTTTTTTGAAAGTATGGAAAGCGAACTGGCAAGAATGATGTTTTCAGTGCCTGCTGTAAAAGGGATAGAATTCGGTGCAGGATTCGCCATAGCAAAAATGACAGGCTGTGAAGCAAATGATGAAATGTATTATAATGAAAAAGGTGAAGTGAAATCTTATACGAACAATAACGGCGGTTTAATCGGCGGAATAACGAACGGTATGCCGATAGACTTTAAAGTCGCAATAAAGCCTCCCGCTTCAATAGGAAGAAAACAGAAGACCGTAAATCTTGAAACTGAAAAAGACGACTTTCTTGAAGTAACGGGAAGACATGATCCGGCTATTGTACCGAGAGCTGTTGTTGTACTTGAAGCGGTTACTGCGATAGTGATGCTGGACCAGTTGCTGGAGTCGAAAAAAAACAGAATATTTAGATAA